A window from Candidatus Binatia bacterium encodes these proteins:
- a CDS encoding enoyl-CoA hydratase-related protein, whose amino-acid sequence MYEHVLYDVDDPVATITLNRPKQLNAWTDQMAAEMKHAVGRAESDSNVVAIVLTGAERGFCAGADMKLLKSIQAGARPDAPDTALDADPGRAEMQDYRGPYTYLISVRKPVIAAINGPVAGMAVPIIAACDLRFASDRAVFTTAFSRRGLIAEWGSSWLLPRLVGPAHAMDILFSARKFDAAEAERIGLVNRVLPHDELLSFVRSYVEDLAANCSPTSVSLMKKQVWEQLDGTLGPAEKDSIKLMFESFERPDFKEGVDAFLEKRRPQFPRIDGSK is encoded by the coding sequence ATGTACGAGCACGTTTTGTACGACGTCGACGACCCGGTCGCGACGATCACGCTCAATCGCCCTAAGCAGCTCAACGCCTGGACCGACCAGATGGCGGCCGAGATGAAGCACGCCGTAGGGCGGGCGGAGTCCGATTCGAACGTCGTCGCGATCGTGCTGACGGGCGCCGAGCGGGGCTTTTGTGCGGGCGCGGACATGAAGCTTCTCAAGTCCATCCAGGCGGGGGCGCGACCCGATGCACCCGACACCGCCCTGGACGCCGATCCGGGCCGCGCGGAGATGCAGGACTATCGAGGCCCGTACACGTACCTGATCTCGGTACGGAAGCCGGTGATCGCCGCGATCAATGGGCCGGTCGCAGGGATGGCGGTGCCCATCATCGCGGCCTGCGACCTTCGGTTCGCATCGGACCGTGCCGTCTTCACGACGGCCTTCTCCAGGCGTGGTCTTATCGCGGAGTGGGGATCGAGCTGGCTTCTGCCTCGCCTCGTGGGCCCCGCGCACGCGATGGACATCCTGTTCTCGGCGCGGAAGTTCGACGCCGCCGAAGCCGAGCGGATCGGCCTCGTGAATCGGGTGTTGCCGCACGACGAGTTGCTCTCGTTCGTGCGCTCTTACGTCGAGGATTTGGCAGCGAACTGCTCGCCGACCTCGGTTTCGCTCATGAAAAAGCAAGTGTGGGAGCAGCTCGACGGCACCCTCGGCCCCGCCGAGAAGGATTCGATCAAGCTGATGTTCGAGAGCTTCGAGCGGCCCGATTTCAAGGAGGGGGTTGATGCCTTCCTGGAGAAGCGGCGCCCCCAATTCCCCCGCATCGACGGGTCCAAGTAG
- a CDS encoding HDOD domain-containing protein translates to MAQAIGKLHKLRQQENFPTQDLGKAIRTDPGLYESLMESLRAALVAQGLAEQANLVNPEGAYLLGLFSNLGRLWLAAHYRGELARATERRTNSISRKGACVGFSTRLWSC, encoded by the coding sequence ATGGCGCAGGCCATCGGGAAGCTTCACAAGCTGCGCCAGCAGGAAAATTTCCCGACCCAAGATCTAGGGAAGGCCATCCGCACAGACCCCGGTCTCTACGAGAGCCTCATGGAGTCGCTTCGTGCGGCCCTAGTCGCTCAGGGACTCGCGGAACAAGCCAACCTGGTGAATCCCGAAGGGGCGTATCTGCTTGGGCTGTTCTCGAATCTCGGTCGTCTCTGGCTTGCCGCGCACTACCGGGGTGAGTTGGCGCGGGCCACCGAGCGCAGGACGAACTCAATCTCTCGAAAGGGCGCGTGCGTGGGGTTCTCGACGCGGCTCTGGAGTTGCTGA
- a CDS encoding acyl-CoA/acyl-ACP dehydrogenase: protein MNLEFSEDQKFIQKNAREYLTEHGTLGVCRRVLESDEPYAQDLWKGVAEMGWLGTAVPEEYGGTGLGHLELVLIAQEVGRALAPIPFSSSVYLATEALMQFGSEEQKKQWLPGLCSGERIGTFAAVEMLGDPELDEVESSFSGGKLSGQKVPVLDGDVANLAIVLAKDGAGHSLLVVDLAGAGVTRAALESFDPSRSQARLSFDGAAAEVLGEAGKGVEQAERLLDRAAVMMGFEQIGGSERALDVTREYTMGRYAFGRPIASFQALKHRMADMYAQNQIALSNGYYASWALSTGNEELALAACNVRVAASDAFVLAAEEMIQMHGGVGYTWEFDCHLFYRRAKLLGLALGSASAWREKLIRRLEAGVGAAA from the coding sequence ATGAATCTCGAGTTCTCCGAGGATCAGAAGTTCATTCAGAAGAACGCCCGTGAGTATCTCACCGAGCACGGGACGCTAGGCGTTTGCCGCCGTGTGCTCGAGTCCGACGAACCCTACGCGCAAGATCTGTGGAAGGGTGTCGCGGAGATGGGATGGCTGGGAACGGCCGTACCCGAAGAGTACGGCGGCACCGGCCTAGGCCACCTGGAGCTAGTCTTGATCGCCCAGGAAGTCGGTCGTGCACTCGCGCCGATTCCTTTCTCGTCGTCGGTTTACCTGGCGACTGAGGCCTTGATGCAGTTTGGCAGCGAAGAGCAGAAGAAGCAGTGGCTTCCCGGCTTGTGTAGCGGCGAGCGCATCGGGACCTTCGCCGCCGTCGAGATGCTCGGCGACCCGGAGTTGGACGAAGTCGAGTCCTCGTTCTCGGGTGGCAAGCTCAGCGGCCAGAAGGTCCCGGTTCTCGACGGAGACGTCGCGAACCTGGCAATCGTTCTGGCCAAAGACGGGGCGGGGCACTCCCTGCTTGTCGTCGACCTCGCCGGAGCCGGCGTGACACGCGCGGCGCTCGAGTCGTTCGACCCGAGCCGCTCACAGGCGCGCCTCTCCTTCGATGGCGCGGCGGCCGAGGTTCTCGGTGAAGCCGGGAAGGGGGTCGAGCAGGCCGAGCGTCTACTCGATCGTGCCGCCGTCATGATGGGTTTCGAGCAGATCGGTGGTTCGGAACGCGCGCTCGACGTGACTCGTGAGTACACAATGGGCCGTTATGCCTTTGGTCGTCCGATCGCGTCGTTCCAAGCTCTGAAGCATCGGATGGCCGACATGTACGCGCAGAACCAGATTGCTCTCTCCAACGGCTACTACGCCTCCTGGGCGCTCAGCACGGGGAACGAGGAGCTGGCGCTGGCTGCCTGCAACGTACGGGTCGCCGCGAGCGACGCGTTCGTTCTCGCCGCCGAGGAGATGATCCAGATGCACGGCGGTGTCGGATACACGTGGGAGTTCGACTGCCACCTGTTCTATCGCCGTGCGAAACTCTTGGGGCTCGCACTGGGCAGCGCGAGCGCCTGGCGCGAGAAGCTCATCCGTCGTCTGGAAGCCGGCGTCGGCGCCGCAGCCTGA
- a CDS encoding SDR family NAD(P)-dependent oxidoreductase: MGRLDGKVAMITGAASGIGAACADRFAREGAAIVGLDLAPPSGEAWEAVAQGAPAVSAHGADVTNEPAIEAAVEEVVRKHGKIDVLVNAAGVSGVGAAHELSVEDWDRVVDVNLKGSFIVAKHALKPMMAAGSGSIVHVASVEGFEGLPSQLAYNASKGGVVLMTRNMAIDYAPHGIRVNCLCPGAIDTPMLAGLQAVPQIRDQMRKFHALDRFGRPEEVAAAALFLASEDASFVTGHPLVVDGGWTAGRRLDYRVD; encoded by the coding sequence ATGGGACGACTGGACGGCAAGGTAGCTATGATCACGGGCGCGGCGTCGGGCATCGGTGCCGCGTGCGCCGATCGGTTCGCCCGCGAAGGTGCGGCGATTGTGGGACTCGATCTCGCGCCGCCATCCGGCGAAGCCTGGGAGGCCGTGGCCCAAGGTGCTCCTGCCGTGAGCGCGCACGGCGCCGACGTGACGAACGAGCCGGCCATCGAAGCTGCGGTGGAGGAGGTCGTTCGGAAGCACGGGAAGATCGACGTGTTGGTGAACGCGGCTGGTGTCTCGGGTGTGGGTGCGGCGCACGAACTCTCGGTCGAGGACTGGGACCGCGTCGTCGACGTGAACCTGAAGGGCTCCTTCATCGTTGCGAAGCACGCCCTGAAGCCCATGATGGCCGCGGGCTCCGGGAGCATCGTGCACGTCGCGAGTGTCGAGGGTTTCGAGGGGCTCCCCAGTCAGCTCGCCTACAACGCCTCGAAGGGCGGGGTCGTACTCATGACCCGAAACATGGCGATCGACTACGCGCCGCATGGGATTCGGGTGAACTGCCTTTGCCCGGGGGCCATCGATACGCCGATGCTGGCCGGCTTGCAGGCCGTCCCGCAGATTCGCGACCAGATGAGAAAGTTCCACGCCCTCGATCGATTTGGTCGCCCCGAGGAGGTGGCCGCGGCCGCGCTCTTCCTCGCGTCGGAGGATGCGTCGTTCGTCACCGGCCATCCTCTAGTGGTCGATGGCGGCTGGACCGCCGGCCGTCGTCTCGACTACCGCGTCGATTAG
- a CDS encoding acyl-CoA dehydrogenase family protein: MNFEDTPEEAEFRARCRAWLEKNAKRRDSNSPANPFGGERETDDMIADAKAWQTKKFDEGWACLTWPKEFGGQALGRMEAVIWSQEEAKFEIPPNVYQIGHGMLGPTIMAHGTPEQKDKYVKQMARGQEIWCQLFSEPAAGSDLAGLRTTAVRDGDDWIINGQKIWSTGAHYCDWGMIVTRTDPDAPKHKGLTYFILDMRSEGVEARPIKQISGAAGFNEVFFTDVRVPDSNRLAGVGDGWQVALTTLMNERVAIGAGGAGGGFHRLLDLARRSRRNGKSALEDSSVRQQLADFYVTSKGLQYTGYRTLSALLRGDTPGPEGAIGKAIGAPMMQQMASFAQDLQGTVGGLVDKDVVGDDGTWQDMYLGAPGMRIAGGTDEVLRNIIAERVLGLPPEMRVDKGKPFREIPTGPQDD; this comes from the coding sequence ATGAATTTCGAAGATACTCCTGAAGAAGCAGAGTTCCGCGCGCGCTGTCGCGCGTGGCTCGAGAAGAACGCGAAGCGCCGCGACTCGAACTCGCCTGCCAACCCCTTCGGCGGTGAGCGGGAGACCGACGATATGATCGCCGACGCCAAAGCCTGGCAGACGAAGAAGTTCGACGAGGGCTGGGCGTGTCTGACGTGGCCGAAGGAGTTCGGCGGTCAGGCCCTGGGTCGCATGGAAGCGGTCATCTGGAGCCAGGAAGAGGCCAAGTTCGAGATACCGCCGAACGTCTACCAGATCGGGCACGGGATGCTGGGCCCGACGATCATGGCGCACGGCACGCCGGAACAGAAGGACAAGTACGTAAAGCAGATGGCGCGCGGCCAGGAGATCTGGTGCCAGCTCTTCAGCGAGCCGGCCGCCGGATCGGACCTCGCTGGTCTGCGGACGACGGCCGTGCGTGATGGCGACGACTGGATCATCAACGGTCAGAAGATCTGGAGCACCGGCGCGCACTACTGCGACTGGGGCATGATTGTCACGCGGACGGACCCCGATGCGCCCAAGCACAAGGGGCTTACCTACTTCATCCTGGACATGCGCTCCGAGGGCGTCGAGGCGCGGCCGATCAAACAGATCAGCGGCGCTGCCGGATTCAACGAGGTGTTCTTCACCGACGTGCGCGTGCCCGATTCGAATCGGCTCGCGGGTGTCGGGGATGGGTGGCAGGTCGCACTTACCACGTTGATGAACGAGCGGGTTGCGATCGGTGCGGGCGGTGCGGGCGGTGGTTTTCACCGTCTTCTCGATCTCGCGCGCCGCAGCCGGCGCAACGGGAAGTCGGCGCTCGAGGATTCTTCGGTGCGCCAGCAGTTGGCCGACTTCTACGTCACCAGCAAGGGTTTGCAGTACACCGGCTACCGGACGTTGTCCGCTCTTCTGCGTGGTGACACGCCGGGGCCCGAGGGCGCCATCGGAAAGGCGATCGGCGCTCCGATGATGCAGCAGATGGCGTCGTTTGCGCAGGATCTGCAGGGAACCGTCGGAGGCCTCGTCGACAAGGACGTCGTCGGTGACGACGGGACCTGGCAGGACATGTATCTGGGCGCGCCCGGAATGCGCATTGCAGGTGGTACCGACGAGGTACTCCGCAACATCATCGCAGAGCGCGTGCTCGGGTTGCCTCCCGAGATGCGCGTGGACAAAGGCAAGCCGTTCCGCGAGATTCCGACGGGTCCGCAGGACGACTAA